GTCGTTGGTTCGCCAGGCTTTCCAGCAACAGGCTGAGCCCATCCACTGCGCTTCTCCGTCGCCTTCTCCATCACAGTGCCATCCTCCGACCACTGGCTTCAGCTCCAACGAAACGTCCGCTTTGGGGAGACCGATGCCGCCGGCGTGATGCATTTTTACCAGCTCTTTCGCTGGTGCCACGAAGCCTGGGAAGAGAGCCTCGCGCGTTATGGCATCGCCGCGGCCGCCATCTTCCCAGGCTGTCGAGATAACTGTCAGGTGCCAACCGTGGCTCTACCGGTGGTGCATTGCGAAGCCGATTTCCAACGGCCAGTGCAT
The window above is part of the Synechococcus sp. WH 8020 genome. Proteins encoded here:
- a CDS encoding acyl-CoA thioesterase, giving the protein MPSSDHWLQLQRNVRFGETDAAGVMHFYQLFRWCHEAWEESLARYGIAAAAIFPGCRDNCQVPTVALPVVHCEADFQRPVHGGDELRILLEPQRLNPGCFEVKYRFQLEDMDVARGLIRHLAIESESRRRCALPEPIDLWLEASTVGRLEPI